A single region of the Halorussus gelatinilyticus genome encodes:
- a CDS encoding calcium/sodium antiporter, translated as MIPLQTSAELLVSVDALYLLGGILLLYLGAELLVDSASSLAVGYGIAPATVGVTVVAFSTTAPELFVSMVGGIGISDDIGLGNIIGSNIANLGLVLGASALVQPLSVDSKLLWRHGPFMLAAAVLLVVLGSDGMLGQLDGVGMLALLAVFTGYMIYQSRSSDDEVVPDEMQVESESTSANARQIALLVGAGVCLLGGSIGLVQGGTGLLRSFGFSDLFIGITIIAFGTSLPELATSLVSSLRDEAEFSIGNVVGSNIYNVLAVVGLLALVHPLTVNASVQTLHFPVMLAFTVGAMALMAVGRRVSRPSGVALVGAYGGFIYLLLP; from the coding sequence ATGATACCGCTCCAAACGTCGGCTGAACTACTCGTTTCGGTTGATGCGCTGTACCTTCTCGGTGGCATCCTCCTGCTGTATCTCGGCGCGGAACTGCTGGTGGACAGCGCCTCGTCGCTGGCGGTCGGCTACGGCATCGCGCCCGCGACGGTCGGCGTCACCGTCGTCGCCTTCTCGACGACCGCGCCCGAACTGTTCGTCAGTATGGTCGGCGGCATCGGCATCTCCGACGACATCGGACTGGGCAACATCATCGGGTCGAACATCGCCAACCTCGGGTTGGTCCTCGGCGCGTCGGCGCTCGTCCAACCGCTGTCGGTGGATTCGAAACTGCTCTGGCGACACGGCCCGTTCATGCTCGCGGCCGCGGTCCTTCTCGTCGTCCTCGGGAGCGACGGGATGCTCGGTCAACTCGACGGCGTCGGGATGCTCGCCCTGCTGGCGGTTTTCACCGGGTACATGATCTACCAGTCCCGGTCGTCGGACGACGAGGTCGTCCCCGACGAGATGCAGGTCGAGTCGGAGTCGACGTCGGCGAACGCACGCCAAATCGCCTTACTGGTCGGCGCGGGCGTCTGTCTCCTCGGCGGCTCCATCGGACTCGTTCAGGGGGGCACCGGGCTGTTGCGGTCGTTCGGCTTCAGCGACCTCTTCATCGGTATCACCATCATCGCGTTCGGCACGTCGCTGCCCGAGCTGGCGACCTCGCTCGTGAGTTCGCTCCGCGACGAGGCCGAGTTCTCCATCGGCAACGTCGTCGGGTCGAACATCTACAACGTCCTCGCGGTCGTCGGCCTGCTCGCGCTCGTCCACCCACTCACGGTGAACGCCAGCGTCCAGACGCTCCACTTCCCGGTGATGCTCGCGTTCACGGTCGGCGCGATGGCGCTGATGGCCGTCGGTCGCCGCGTCTCGCGGCCAAGCGGGGTCGCGCTCGTCGGGGCCTACGGCGGGTTCATCTACCTCCTGCTCCCTTGA
- a CDS encoding DUF7109 family protein, which yields MADTKDELAGVVDLFGGLARDELEQALVELAFKQGKKVEREAFAAEIERAVEDYYLVKAEYAADGGAEATDTLLVAGPAAFPTVPENGEDLPHILDVPDRELDREGLGEAVADRLYEEARTVAATGDADRAQALLDVSYDLEAWAPVETDEVRETLDRAFE from the coding sequence ATGGCCGACACGAAAGACGAACTCGCAGGCGTGGTAGACCTGTTCGGCGGTCTCGCCCGCGACGAACTCGAACAGGCGCTGGTCGAACTCGCGTTCAAGCAGGGCAAGAAGGTCGAGCGCGAGGCGTTCGCGGCCGAAATCGAGCGTGCGGTCGAGGACTACTACCTCGTGAAAGCCGAGTACGCCGCGGACGGCGGTGCCGAAGCCACCGACACCCTGCTCGTCGCCGGCCCGGCCGCGTTTCCCACCGTGCCGGAGAACGGCGAGGACCTGCCCCACATCCTCGACGTGCCCGACCGCGAGTTGGACCGCGAGGGACTGGGCGAGGCGGTCGCCGACCGACTGTACGAGGAAGCGCGGACGGTCGCGGCGACGGGCGACGCCGACCGCGCGCAGGCGCTCCTCGACGTGAGCTACGACCTCGAAGCGTGGGCACCCGTCGAGACCGACGAAGTACGCGAGACGCTGGACCGGGCGTTCGAGTAG
- a CDS encoding fumarylacetoacetate hydrolase family protein, with product MRLARLLTPEGPVSGRYDDGTLLTDDGTYEVGRDGRLLPPCEPSALYCVGRNYAETLDQMEYERPEEPDFFIKPPTALLAHEQSIPYPDFTDELTYAGELAAVVDERCRNVAPEEVSEVVRGYTVMNDVDALDQPGRTARKAFDASGPLGPWMETDVDPTGIDMWTDVSGERRQEANTELMLFGPDEVVSYLSERFTLQPGDVIAFGSPANPGLVEPGDEVEITYEGVGTLRNDVVSTE from the coding sequence ATGCGACTCGCACGCTTGCTCACGCCGGAGGGACCGGTCTCCGGCCGCTACGACGACGGGACGCTCCTCACCGACGACGGCACCTACGAAGTCGGCCGCGACGGGCGACTCCTCCCGCCGTGTGAGCCGTCGGCGCTCTACTGCGTCGGCCGAAACTACGCCGAGACGCTGGACCAGATGGAGTACGAGCGCCCCGAGGAGCCGGACTTCTTCATCAAACCGCCGACCGCCCTGCTCGCCCACGAGCAGTCGATTCCCTACCCCGATTTCACCGACGAACTGACGTACGCGGGCGAGTTGGCGGCGGTCGTCGACGAGCGATGCCGGAACGTCGCCCCCGAGGAAGTCTCCGAAGTCGTCCGCGGCTACACCGTGATGAACGACGTGGACGCGCTCGACCAGCCGGGCCGGACCGCCCGGAAGGCCTTCGACGCCTCGGGACCGCTCGGCCCGTGGATGGAGACCGACGTGGACCCGACCGGCATCGACATGTGGACAGACGTGTCCGGCGAGCGCCGACAGGAGGCCAACACCGAACTGATGCTGTTCGGTCCCGACGAAGTCGTCTCCTATCTATCCGAGCGGTTCACGCTCCAACCGGGCGACGTAATCGCGTTCGGCAGTCCGGCGAATCCGGGACTGGTCGAACCCGGCGACGAGGTCGAAATCACCTACGAAGGCGTCGGCACGCTCCGGAACGACGTCGTCTCGACGGAGTAG
- a CDS encoding NAD(P)/FAD-dependent oxidoreductase, translating to MSGDERGTRVAVIGGGAVGVTAAYDLARRGEEVVVYEKDRIAGGSTGRAAGVLYDAYAAPEDARVGDRAMARFREFSGEADFEFRETPYVWFAHEGDERRADAIRDQVPRMREAGREVALTTPDELRERFPAVDWSDVGVAAVAENAGHTDPEGYARLLARKAEDAGAEIRTDTEVRLDADALAVERVEAEAGEDGGDSESFDAILVTAGAHTKRLLAVAGIPVPLKPYRVQALTAGFDADRRADLPMCYDTTSGYYLRPHPEGLLAGDGTEEVESDPDDWTREADREFCEVTRDRLGRRLGEFGAVREAWAGLCVATPDRDPLVGELRDGLFVAAGWQGHGFMRAPALGEAVAEAMAGENPLPEFAPTRFDGDEEFEVVEGMTVE from the coding sequence ATGAGTGGGGACGAGCGAGGGACGCGAGTCGCAGTAATCGGCGGCGGCGCGGTCGGCGTCACCGCGGCCTACGACCTCGCGCGGCGGGGCGAGGAGGTCGTCGTCTACGAGAAGGACCGAATCGCCGGCGGTAGCACCGGCCGGGCCGCGGGCGTCCTCTACGACGCCTACGCCGCGCCGGAGGACGCCCGCGTCGGCGACCGAGCGATGGCGCGCTTCCGGGAGTTCTCCGGCGAGGCCGACTTCGAGTTCCGCGAGACGCCCTACGTCTGGTTCGCTCACGAGGGCGACGAGCGACGCGCCGACGCCATCCGCGACCAGGTGCCCCGGATGCGGGAGGCCGGACGGGAGGTCGCGCTCACGACCCCCGACGAACTGCGAGAGCGGTTCCCGGCGGTGGACTGGTCGGACGTCGGCGTCGCCGCCGTCGCGGAGAACGCCGGCCACACCGACCCGGAGGGCTACGCTCGCCTGCTCGCTCGGAAGGCCGAGGACGCGGGCGCGGAGATTCGAACCGACACGGAGGTCCGACTCGACGCCGACGCGCTCGCGGTCGAGCGCGTCGAGGCGGAAGCCGGCGAGGACGGCGGCGACTCGGAGTCCTTCGACGCGATTCTGGTCACGGCGGGTGCCCACACCAAGCGACTCCTCGCGGTCGCCGGGATTCCGGTTCCGCTCAAACCCTACCGCGTGCAGGCGCTGACGGCCGGGTTCGACGCCGACCGCCGGGCCGACCTCCCGATGTGCTACGACACGACCTCGGGGTACTACCTCCGGCCCCACCCGGAGGGACTGCTGGCGGGCGACGGTACCGAGGAGGTAGAGAGCGACCCCGACGACTGGACCCGCGAGGCCGACCGCGAGTTCTGCGAGGTGACCCGCGACCGATTGGGTCGCCGCCTCGGGGAGTTCGGCGCGGTCCGCGAGGCGTGGGCCGGCCTCTGCGTGGCGACGCCCGACCGCGACCCGCTCGTCGGCGAGTTGCGCGACGGCCTCTTCGTCGCGGCCGGATGGCAGGGCCACGGCTTCATGCGCGCCCCGGCGCTCGGCGAGGCGGTTGCCGAGGCGATGGCCGGCGAGAACCCCCTGCCGGAGTTCGCCCCGACCCGATTCGACGGCGACGAGGAGTTCGAGGTTGTCGAGGGGATGACGGTAGAGTAG
- a CDS encoding NUDIX hydrolase translates to MELGRVADHVPQTVADEDHDAAVLAPVVTRGGDYHLLFTKRADHLGEHAGQMSFPGGGREPSDADLRATALREAEEEIGLRADEADLVGQLDDIRTTSRYAVTPYVARVPDREYTPDEREVAEIAVLPVADLLDSENYEVERREHPQYGEAIVHFFHVDGYTVWGATARILVQLLELTTDWRAPEQVDRVVDPDADVRQD, encoded by the coding sequence ATGGAGTTGGGTCGCGTGGCCGACCACGTGCCACAGACTGTCGCCGACGAGGACCACGACGCGGCGGTGTTAGCGCCGGTCGTGACCCGCGGCGGCGATTACCACCTGCTGTTCACCAAGCGGGCCGACCACCTCGGCGAGCACGCCGGCCAGATGAGTTTCCCCGGCGGCGGCCGCGAACCGAGCGACGCCGACCTCCGGGCCACCGCGCTCCGCGAGGCCGAGGAGGAGATCGGCCTCCGCGCCGACGAGGCCGACCTGGTGGGGCAACTCGACGACATCCGAACCACGAGCAGGTACGCGGTCACGCCCTACGTCGCCCGCGTGCCGGACCGCGAGTACACCCCCGACGAGCGCGAGGTGGCCGAAATCGCCGTCCTCCCGGTCGCGGACCTGCTCGACTCCGAGAACTACGAGGTCGAGCGGCGCGAGCATCCCCAGTACGGCGAGGCAATCGTCCACTTCTTCCACGTCGACGGGTACACGGTCTGGGGCGCGACGGCCCGAATTTTGGTGCAGTTACTGGAGTTGACGACCGACTGGCGCGCGCCCGAGCAGGTGGACAGGGTCGTGGACCCCGACGCCGACGTTCGGCAAGACTGA
- a CDS encoding pyridoxal phosphate-dependent aminotransferase, translated as MDYDTPLFFHVMQYAADADRDVVDMVSGNPDWGSPDAIGEGLHEYADLGGADFQYPPSEGLAALREEIAERRNVHESQVVVTNGGGEANYLAMARALERERGSEFVLTDPVYPYYPGKTTMLGASARYVATEADGTLDPEDVREAASEETAGIVVNTPNNPTGAVYDEETMRELVAIAEEYDALLVSDEVYDHFDFSGEFTSALSFDSDHRIVTNSYSKTFAITGFRVGYAVFPESLVDVAKTRHMLTNVATTRPGQYAVLHALRNTDPAYYEANRELLRERVATFTDALDEAGADYSSPDGAFYVMARFPDFPGTLENVERLVDEAGVAGMPGEAFGESRSDWLRFALVSPRVEEAAERLADYFA; from the coding sequence ATGGACTACGACACGCCGTTGTTCTTCCACGTGATGCAGTACGCGGCCGACGCCGACCGGGACGTGGTGGACATGGTGAGCGGGAACCCCGACTGGGGGTCGCCCGACGCCATTGGCGAGGGTCTCCACGAGTACGCCGACTTGGGCGGCGCGGACTTCCAGTACCCGCCGAGCGAGGGACTGGCCGCGCTCCGCGAGGAGATCGCCGAACGCCGGAACGTTCACGAATCGCAGGTCGTCGTGACCAACGGCGGCGGCGAAGCGAACTACCTCGCCATGGCCCGCGCGCTGGAACGCGAGCGCGGGTCGGAGTTCGTGCTGACCGACCCCGTGTACCCGTACTATCCGGGCAAGACGACGATGCTCGGCGCGAGCGCGCGGTACGTCGCCACCGAGGCGGACGGCACCCTCGACCCCGAGGACGTGCGCGAGGCCGCCAGCGAGGAGACCGCCGGAATCGTCGTCAACACGCCGAACAACCCGACCGGCGCGGTCTACGACGAGGAGACGATGCGCGAACTCGTGGCTATCGCCGAGGAGTACGACGCCCTGCTCGTCAGCGACGAGGTGTACGACCACTTCGACTTCTCGGGCGAGTTCACCTCGGCGCTGTCGTTCGACTCGGACCACCGAATCGTGACGAACTCCTACTCGAAGACGTTCGCCATCACCGGGTTCCGGGTCGGATACGCCGTCTTCCCCGAGTCGCTGGTGGACGTGGCCAAGACCCGCCACATGCTGACCAACGTCGCCACTACCCGGCCTGGCCAGTACGCGGTCCTCCACGCGCTCCGGAACACCGACCCGGCCTACTACGAGGCGAACCGCGAACTGTTGCGCGAGCGCGTCGCCACCTTCACCGACGCGCTGGACGAGGCCGGCGCTGACTACTCCTCGCCGGACGGCGCGTTCTACGTGATGGCGCGGTTCCCCGACTTCCCCGGCACGCTGGAGAACGTCGAGCGCCTCGTGGACGAGGCGGGCGTCGCGGGCATGCCCGGCGAGGCGTTCGGCGAATCCCGAAGCGACTGGCTCCGGTTCGCGCTCGTCAGTCCGCGCGTCGAGGAAGCCGCCGAGCGGTTGGCCGACTACTTCGCGTAG
- a CDS encoding shikimate dehydrogenase, whose amino-acid sequence MDVFGLLGNPVGHSLSPPMHEAAYDELGTDARYVTFEPAPDDLEAAIEGAQALGITGLNVTIPFKQDALAHVEPDDLAARIGAVNTIDFPDGDGDDSADDPPTGHNTDAAGVRRSFSHHDVTLADRDAVVVGAGGAARAAVFALADAGATVHVANRTVERAERLVADLGGASDDDAERATAGSLDSLETRVPAADVLVNATSVGMEEDRSPVPAETLHGDLAVLDAVYRPLDTRLLREARERGATTIDGAWMLLYQGVEAFELWTGRDAPVNAMNEALRARL is encoded by the coding sequence ATGGACGTGTTCGGACTCCTCGGCAACCCCGTCGGCCACTCGCTGTCGCCGCCGATGCACGAGGCGGCCTACGACGAACTCGGGACGGACGCCCGCTACGTCACCTTCGAACCGGCTCCCGACGACCTCGAAGCAGCAATCGAGGGGGCGCAGGCGCTCGGTATCACGGGCCTGAACGTCACCATTCCGTTCAAACAGGACGCGCTGGCCCACGTCGAACCCGACGACCTCGCGGCCCGCATCGGCGCGGTCAACACCATCGACTTCCCGGACGGCGACGGTGACGACTCGGCGGACGACCCGCCGACCGGCCACAACACCGACGCTGCGGGCGTCCGTCGGTCGTTCTCGCACCACGACGTGACGCTCGCGGACCGCGACGCCGTGGTCGTCGGTGCCGGCGGCGCGGCCCGCGCGGCCGTCTTCGCGCTCGCGGACGCCGGCGCGACGGTCCACGTCGCCAACCGGACGGTCGAACGCGCCGAGCGACTCGTCGCGGACCTCGGCGGCGCGTCCGACGACGACGCCGAGCGTGCGACCGCCGGCAGTCTCGACTCGCTCGAAACCCGCGTCCCAGCGGCCGACGTGCTGGTCAACGCGACCAGCGTCGGCATGGAGGAGGACCGGTCGCCGGTTCCGGCAGAGACCCTCCACGGCGATCTCGCGGTGCTGGACGCGGTGTATCGGCCGCTCGACACGCGGCTCCTGCGCGAGGCCCGCGAGCGCGGCGCGACGACCATCGACGGCGCGTGGATGCTGTTGTATCAGGGCGTCGAGGCGTTCGAGCTGTGGACCGGCCGCGACGCGCCCGTGAACGCGATGAACGAGGCGCTTCGGGCACGGCTTTAA
- a CDS encoding creatininase family protein has protein sequence MSRTYLYEHTTTTAAEAFEDATVAVLPTGSVEQHGPALPLGTDLLSARAVAETVADHPETVLLPPIPVGVSAHHRQFDGTLWTDPEIFERYVADVVASVAFHGVKKAVLVNGHGGNSGALRRAARTVRDEEVAFAAPWNWWSNLDALIEEELDTSLGHADAVETSMMLAIAEDLVRESDLEAAEENGGDSWGESVRGASVGFDAIDFTESGAVGEPTAGSREVGETLLDHASDDLAALVEWLAGQEMDDLWPREHK, from the coding sequence ATGAGTCGGACCTACCTCTACGAACACACCACGACCACGGCGGCCGAGGCCTTCGAGGACGCCACGGTCGCGGTTCTCCCGACCGGAAGCGTCGAACAGCACGGCCCCGCGCTCCCGCTGGGCACCGACCTGCTGTCGGCCCGCGCGGTCGCCGAGACCGTCGCCGACCACCCCGAGACGGTCCTCCTCCCGCCGATTCCGGTCGGCGTCAGCGCCCACCACCGCCAGTTCGACGGAACGCTCTGGACCGACCCGGAAATCTTCGAGCGCTACGTCGCCGACGTCGTTGCGAGCGTGGCCTTCCACGGCGTGAAGAAGGCGGTCCTCGTCAACGGTCACGGCGGCAACTCCGGGGCGCTCCGGCGCGCGGCCCGCACCGTCCGCGACGAGGAGGTCGCCTTCGCCGCGCCGTGGAACTGGTGGTCGAACTTGGACGCGCTCATCGAGGAAGAACTCGACACCTCGCTGGGTCACGCGGACGCGGTGGAGACGAGCATGATGCTCGCTATCGCCGAAGACCTCGTGCGCGAGTCCGACCTCGAAGCCGCGGAGGAGAACGGCGGCGACTCGTGGGGCGAGTCGGTCCGCGGCGCGTCGGTCGGCTTCGACGCCATCGACTTCACCGAGAGCGGTGCGGTGGGCGAACCCACCGCGGGGAGCCGGGAGGTCGGCGAGACGCTGCTCGACCACGCGAGCGACGACCTCGCCGCGCTGGTGGAGTGGCTGGCCGGGCAGGAGATGGACGACCTCTGGCCGCGGGAGCACAAATGA
- a CDS encoding helix-hairpin-helix domain-containing protein: protein MGLLTKLKSLLGLEDDRSQVRRTESGVTIEREPGESAEPNVEAESAVKGVDTGAEESTDATETADATESDDVPDIEEAEPTETETADESESTETDAVEETGDVETTEDADETEVEEVGAEAEDAEAGISTEDVTTAPEGSESVETGLDDAAEPAEAVQPSTDAAEPDQSAGDEPEPTPEDTESEEPEPDAADEEPVGEGEALEAVKGIGPAYAERLRDAGVADVTELAKADAGQLADETGLSDKRISSWIDRAQAR, encoded by the coding sequence ATGGGACTGCTCACTAAGCTGAAGTCGTTGCTTGGACTCGAGGACGACCGCTCGCAGGTACGCCGGACGGAGTCCGGGGTGACCATCGAGCGCGAACCCGGCGAGTCGGCCGAACCAAACGTGGAAGCCGAGAGCGCCGTCAAAGGCGTCGATACCGGCGCGGAGGAGTCCACCGACGCGACCGAGACCGCCGACGCGACCGAATCCGACGACGTTCCGGACATCGAAGAAGCCGAACCGACCGAGACCGAAACCGCGGACGAAAGCGAATCGACCGAGACCGACGCGGTCGAGGAAACTGGCGACGTCGAGACGACCGAGGACGCCGACGAGACCGAAGTCGAAGAAGTTGGGGCTGAGGCCGAAGACGCCGAGGCAGGCATCTCGACCGAAGACGTGACGACGGCGCCCGAAGGGAGCGAGAGCGTCGAGACCGGACTCGACGACGCGGCCGAACCTGCGGAGGCGGTCCAACCCTCGACGGACGCGGCCGAACCCGACCAGTCTGCCGGCGACGAACCCGAACCGACCCCCGAGGACACCGAGAGCGAGGAACCCGAACCAGACGCGGCCGACGAGGAACCGGTCGGCGAGGGCGAAGCGCTCGAAGCGGTCAAGGGCATCGGCCCGGCCTACGCCGAACGCCTCCGAGACGCGGGGGTCGCCGACGTGACCGAACTGGCGAAGGCCGACGCAGGCCAACTCGCCGACGAGACGGGTCTCTCGGACAAGCGCATCTCGTCGTGGATAGATCGAGCGCAGGCCCGCTGA
- a CDS encoding DUF7388 family protein, whose product MLTTGETIAETGLDAAALKPAECDVSRAAELPFETVAIDYEGREHLPDAETLAGLADEVEVRLTTPVRAEGFDPLGDDSGYDDVPEAVQRVAVAGHAAYLSEDERRKAVAPRLRAAVERDPAAWVGTEGVERLALATGATQFELLSRTTEGDLRALRAAGFDGELAVYAPTVLTDDDDAVLDAVGGYAARRGPVASALPEGAATDAAATGRAREVLSAATRDYALAGSPANVGERVADLKDAGADLVVGYPARGLDEFLH is encoded by the coding sequence ATGTTGACCACTGGTGAGACTATCGCAGAGACTGGACTGGACGCCGCCGCGCTCAAGCCCGCCGAGTGCGACGTATCGCGCGCGGCAGAGTTACCCTTCGAGACGGTGGCTATCGACTACGAGGGCCGCGAACACCTGCCGGACGCCGAGACGCTGGCGGGACTCGCAGACGAGGTGGAGGTCCGCCTGACCACGCCCGTCCGCGCCGAGGGGTTCGACCCCCTCGGCGACGACTCGGGGTACGACGACGTTCCCGAGGCGGTCCAACGGGTCGCCGTGGCCGGGCACGCCGCCTACCTCTCGGAAGACGAGCGCCGGAAGGCGGTCGCGCCCCGCCTGCGCGCCGCGGTCGAGCGCGACCCCGCGGCGTGGGTCGGCACCGAGGGCGTCGAGCGCCTCGCGCTGGCCACCGGCGCGACCCAGTTCGAACTCCTCTCCAGAACCACCGAGGGCGACCTGCGCGCCCTGCGGGCCGCCGGATTCGACGGCGAACTCGCCGTCTACGCGCCCACCGTCCTCACCGACGACGACGACGCGGTGCTGGACGCGGTGGGCGGGTACGCCGCCCGTCGCGGTCCCGTCGCCAGCGCGCTCCCCGAGGGCGCGGCCACGGACGCGGCCGCGACAGGCCGAGCGCGCGAGGTCCTCTCGGCCGCGACGCGGGACTACGCGCTGGCCGGGTCGCCCGCGAACGTCGGCGAGCGCGTCGCCGACCTGAAGGACGCGGGTGCCGACCTCGTGGTCGGCTACCCCGCGCGCGGTCTCGACGAGTTCCTGCACTGA
- a CDS encoding nuclear transport factor 2 family protein translates to MTNADPDAVRAYYDHIDAEEYEAVFALFADDVTYERTGQRLDGMDEFREFYLDGRPLEDGEHEIHRLVADGDTVAVRGRFTGTQDGEEVAFGFADFHRFDDDGDIAERWTYTDRDEV, encoded by the coding sequence ATGACGAACGCAGACCCGGACGCGGTCCGCGCCTACTACGACCACATCGACGCCGAGGAGTACGAGGCGGTGTTCGCGCTGTTCGCCGACGACGTGACCTACGAACGAACCGGCCAGCGCCTCGACGGCATGGACGAGTTCCGCGAGTTCTACCTCGACGGCCGACCGCTCGAAGACGGCGAGCACGAGATTCACCGATTGGTCGCGGACGGCGACACGGTCGCCGTCCGCGGGCGGTTCACCGGTACGCAGGACGGCGAGGAGGTCGCGTTCGGCTTCGCGGACTTCCACCGGTTCGACGACGACGGCGACATCGCGGAGCGGTGGACCTACACCGACCGCGACGAGGTGTAG